TTGCCAAAACGACAAATCTAGCTGCAGAATTATTTCAATAAGCGCTCTCTGCGTAAATATCGTAGCGAGAAATCTGCGGGACTATTTGAAAGCTTAATTCACCCAATCTGGCTTCAAAAGTCTTGGTTTTGCCTACTGGAAAATTCTTTATCTTGAGCATGGCAGTACCTACCGGGACGTTACCAATAAATACTACGATTCGGAAAACCACAGAGCTAAAATTCTTCCCTGAATCATTGGTAATCTCACCTGTAATAAGCAGCCAATTTTCCTGCTCATGTTTCTTAAAATGGATATTGGTGTAAGTAAATCTCATTATCTGGTTGCTAGAATAAACTCAGTTGTTCTTCGTCTTTTTCTTTATGTTCCTGGTTAAAAACTTTTATTACTCCATACTCTCCGTCAAAACCGGCTTTAACATTGACCTTGCCCTCACGCATCCGGATTATCCCCTCAGAGATACGGCCGGGCAACCTTTCTTTAAGCTCCTGGGTGCTTGCCTTTAATAATACATTGAATTCGCTGCCGAATTTGGAAATAATACCCATAAATTCCTTTTCTACAGCTTGTGATGTTTTAGAGACATTTTTCGTTTCTGCTATAATCTCATCCAGAGGGATAAGATTTTTATATGGGATAGAATTCTCAGGCACATATCCAAGCGGCCTATCTGCAAGCTGCTCAACCCTGTTCATAACACCTACTGTTACCTGCTTTCCGCATTTAGGGCATTTGCCCTTATTCTTCCTCGTTTCTTCGGGAGAAAGCCTTACATCACACAATCTATGGCCGTCGAAATGATACTTTCCTTCTTCGGGGAAAAATTCAATAGTGTATAAAAGCTTTTTCTTGTCTTTATTTTTTAACGTGTCCCTTATCTCCTGATAGCTAAGGCCGCAATCAAAGACATTCGCCTCGCGCCCGATTTTTGAAGGAGAATGGGAATCGCTATTAGAAATAAGGGTAAATGGATCTAATGCGCTCAGCCTCCAATTCATCGCCGGGTCGCTGGAAAGGCCTGTTTCCAATGCGAATATTTTGCCTGTCTGGTCCTCAAAACAATCCTCTATACGGTCAAACCCAGACATCGATCCAAAAAGAGAAAACCATGGGGTCCAGATATGTCCCGGCACGATCATACAGCTTTCGTCTATATCAAAAACTATCTCGGCCAAGTCCCTTGCGTCTATGCCTAATATCGGGCGGCCGTCACTGGCAATATTGCCTCTTTTGCCCAAGGCAGAGTTTATCTTATCTGTTGTTTTAAAAGACGGTGAAATTATAAGGTTGTGTATCCTGTAAGTCTTACCCTTCTTTGAATAAATGCTGCTTACTTCTGACGTGAGTATAAAATGTATTCCCTTGTGTATAAAAAGCCCATTGCCCAAATCCTCGAGCTTGCCTTTAAGCTCCTCAAGCCACAAATGATGAGTAAAATCTCCTGTACCCATCAAGGCTATACCTTTAAGCTTAGCCCACTGGCTAATATGCTCGATATCCATATCTCTTGACGTGGCACGGGAGTATTTTGAATGAATATGAAAATCAGCTATAAATTCCATGACTTTCTTATAATCATATCAGAATTAAAAACAATATTCAACCGCTTAAACAGGTATTAGCCCTTTGAATAAACAATGCTGCCCTTGCAAATAGTGTATTCAACCAACCCAAATAACTTTTTGTTAATAAACGGGGAATTTTTTGATTTTGACAGGAAAAATTCTTTTTCAACAACCCATTCTGTTTCAGGAGATACTATAGCGATATCTGCATCTTCTCCCTCTTTTACAAGGCCTTTTTTTAGCCCCAAAACCCTGGCTGGGTTAACGGTTAATTTCATTAATAACTGCGGCCAGTCTAAAATCTTGGTTTTTACCAATTCAGTATAGGAAACGGCTAATAAGGTCTCAAGGCCGATAACGCCAAAAGCAGCCCGCTCAAATTCGATCTCTTTTTCATTTTCTGTATGGGGAGCGTGGTCCGAAGCGATAATGTCTATTATACCTTCCTTTAAAGCTCCCCTTAATGCAAGAAGGTCTTCTTTTCTGCGTAATGGCGGGTTCATCTTCATGTTTGTATCAAAACCCTCCACCGCGCTTTCATCCAAAGTAAAATAGTGCGGCGCTGTTTCTGCTGTAATGTTGACGCCAGTTTTTTTGGCCTCAGCGATTAACTCAATAGATTCTTTAGAGCTCACATGGGCAATATGAATATGGGAGCCGCTTTTCTTAGCTAAATTTATATCCCTGCTGACTCTTTTATATTCCGATTCCCTCGAAATGCCTCTTAACCCGAGCTTTGTCGAATAAAAACCCGCGTTAATGACTCCTCCCGCAGAAAGGCTTAAGTCTTCGCAATGGCATATCACCGGGACTCCGGCTTTTTTTGCAGCCTTAAAAGCGCTGAACATAACATTATCGTCATCGACTGAATTGCCGTCTTCAGAAATAGCTAAAGCTCCGCTTTTTTTTAGTGCCGCGATATCCACAAGCTCTTTGCCTTTTCGTTCTTTGGTAATAGCTCCGCAAATAAACACATTTACATTGGCAGTTTTCTGAATTATGTCTTTAAGCAATTTTATATTGCCGGCTGAGTCCATAGCCGGATCAGTATTGGGCATGGCTAATACTGAAGTTACCCCGCCCTTGGCTGCTGCCAGTGTACCGCTTTGCACTGTTTCCTTATCTTCTCTGCCGGGCTCCCTTAGGTGGACATGCATATCGATAAGGCCGGGCACCGCTATTTTATTGGCAGCATCGATAATTTTGGGCGCGCCTGCCTTGATATTTTTCCCGATTTTTAAAATCTTTGAGCCGTCGATAAGGATATCTGCTATCTGGTCAAGTTTATCGGCAGGACTTATAATTCTTGCGTCCTTAATCAACAGTTTCATTTTTTCGCCTTTCATTGGCCTGGGCAACCAAAAATAACACCGCCATTCTTACCGCTATGCCGTTAGTCACCTGCTCTAAAATAACTGAATTATCTCCGTCCGCAACATCGCTGGACATCTCTATCCCCCTATTAATTGGCCCGGGATGCATAACAATTATCTTCTTTGCGCTTTTATTTAATCTCTCTTTTGTTATACCGAACTCCCTGAAATATTCAAGCTGTTTTGGAAAGGCGTCTTTTTCATCGCGCTCAAACTGCATGCGCAGGACATTTACGGCATCTGCATTTTTAAGGGCGGATTCTATATTATTCGTGATCTTGACGCCCATCTTTTCTATCCCGTCAGGTATCAGCATCTTTGGCGCGCAGACTGTTACGTTCCCCCCGAGTTTAGTGAGCCCCCATATATTTGACCTTGCCACTCTTGAGTGCGCGATATCGCCGACTATACTCACATTTAAACCTTCTATTCGCCCTAGTTTTTCCTTTAAAGTAAATATATCCAGCAAGGCCTGGGTCGGATGCTCATGCCAGCCATCGCCTCCATTAACAACACTGATATCAAGGCTACGGGCAAGCATATGTGCTGCACCCGAACAATTATGCCGCATCACTATTATATCTGCATTTAATGCCTGTATGTTTTTCCCGGTATCTATAAGCGTTTCTCCTTTACGGACGCTGGATGTCTCGGTGGCAATATTTATCACATCTGCGGATAGTCTTTTTGCGGCTACTTCGAATGAAACCCTTGTACGGGTAGAAGGTTCATAAAACAAATTAACTACGGTCTTGCCTCTTAAAGCAGGGACTTTCTTGATCTCTCTGGTTGAAACCTCTTTAAACGAATCTGCCGTGCTTAAAATAAGTTCAATTTCTTCTCTGCTTAAATATTCTAATCCTAACAAATCTTTCTTTGTCCAAACCATAGATTCATTCCTTTTCCACAATAACTACTTCGTCCTTGCCGTCTACCTCTTCCAAGTGCACCTCAACAGTTTCCTTGCGCGAAGTAGGGATGTTTTTACCGACATAATCAGCCCTTATCGGCAATTCTCTGTGGCCGCGGTCTACCAATACCGCAAGCTGTATTGACCTGGGCCTGCCAAAGTCTATTAATGCATCAAGCGCTGCGCGTACCGTCCTGCCGGTATACAAAACATCATCCACAAGCACAACATCTTTATCCGTTATATCGAAATCTATCGATGTTTTATGCACCAAAGGCTGCGAAGCAACCAGGGTAAGGTCATCACGGTAAAGGGTGATATCCAATACCCCTAATGACACCGGAGCCCTGTCTATCATTTTTATCTGGGCGGCTACCCTCTCGGCCAGGTATGCTCCGCGATTTCTTATCCCAATAATGCATAAACCCTGAGTACCGCTGTTTTTTTCTGTGATTTCATGCGCAATACGGATAATTGTCCGGGAAATGCTTTCTTTATCTAATATTTTAGCTTTTTCTTTCATGCTATCTTTTCTGTATTATAACACCCGGCGTAAAAGCACCTTGGCATAAAGGATTGCCAAGTACGCCCCTGCTGGGCAGGATTGCCGGTGGCGCAGAAAGCGCATACTTGCCAATCATTTTTGGCAAGGCATGTGTTGCTTTCTGCAACAAAAAACCCTTGGCTGGCTTTTTGCCTATTCCAAGGGTATCTTTTTTTATTTTTAATTATTTTTCCCATTTTATTTACCTTGCCAGCTTCTCAGAGCCGGCTTAAAGGTCAGTATTTATTTTATTAAATATACCATGCACATAAGGCAATGTCAAGACAATAAATTAATTCGTAGTTCTTAGTTCATTGTTCGTGGATTTGGTGATTGGGGTTTTGGATTTACAAAAAGGGGCGTTTTTGTTTAGGATACTTGTTCTTCCGGCTGATAAACCTGGAAGGAAACGCCCCCCATTAAAATCAATTACTCAATTGTATTCTGCAGCTGCGTTTCAGCATTTTCTGACTCAA
This genomic stretch from Candidatus Omnitrophota bacterium harbors:
- a CDS encoding dihydroorotase encodes the protein MKLLIKDARIISPADKLDQIADILIDGSKILKIGKNIKAGAPKIIDAANKIAVPGLIDMHVHLREPGREDKETVQSGTLAAAKGGVTSVLAMPNTDPAMDSAGNIKLLKDIIQKTANVNVFICGAITKERKGKELVDIAALKKSGALAISEDGNSVDDDNVMFSAFKAAKKAGVPVICHCEDLSLSAGGVINAGFYSTKLGLRGISRESEYKRVSRDINLAKKSGSHIHIAHVSSKESIELIAEAKKTGVNITAETAPHYFTLDESAVEGFDTNMKMNPPLRRKEDLLALRGALKEGIIDIIASDHAPHTENEKEIEFERAAFGVIGLETLLAVSYTELVKTKILDWPQLLMKLTVNPARVLGLKKGLVKEGEDADIAIVSPETEWVVEKEFFLSKSKNSPFINKKLFGLVEYTICKGSIVYSKG
- the pyrR gene encoding bifunctional pyr operon transcriptional regulator/uracil phosphoribosyltransferase PyrR, whose product is MKEKAKILDKESISRTIIRIAHEITEKNSGTQGLCIIGIRNRGAYLAERVAAQIKMIDRAPVSLGVLDITLYRDDLTLVASQPLVHKTSIDFDITDKDVVLVDDVLYTGRTVRAALDALIDFGRPRSIQLAVLVDRGHRELPIRADYVGKNIPTSRKETVEVHLEEVDGKDEVVIVEKE
- a CDS encoding DNA helicase UvrD, yielding MEFIADFHIHSKYSRATSRDMDIEHISQWAKLKGIALMGTGDFTHHLWLEELKGKLEDLGNGLFIHKGIHFILTSEVSSIYSKKGKTYRIHNLIISPSFKTTDKINSALGKRGNIASDGRPILGIDARDLAEIVFDIDESCMIVPGHIWTPWFSLFGSMSGFDRIEDCFEDQTGKIFALETGLSSDPAMNWRLSALDPFTLISNSDSHSPSKIGREANVFDCGLSYQEIRDTLKNKDKKKLLYTIEFFPEEGKYHFDGHRLCDVRLSPEETRKNKGKCPKCGKQVTVGVMNRVEQLADRPLGYVPENSIPYKNLIPLDEIIAETKNVSKTSQAVEKEFMGIISKFGSEFNVLLKASTQELKERLPGRISEGIIRMREGKVNVKAGFDGEYGVIKVFNQEHKEKDEEQLSLF
- a CDS encoding aspartate carbamoyltransferase catalytic subunit; the protein is MVWTKKDLLGLEYLSREEIELILSTADSFKEVSTREIKKVPALRGKTVVNLFYEPSTRTRVSFEVAAKRLSADVINIATETSSVRKGETLIDTGKNIQALNADIIVMRHNCSGAAHMLARSLDISVVNGGDGWHEHPTQALLDIFTLKEKLGRIEGLNVSIVGDIAHSRVARSNIWGLTKLGGNVTVCAPKMLIPDGIEKMGVKITNNIESALKNADAVNVLRMQFERDEKDAFPKQLEYFREFGITKERLNKSAKKIIVMHPGPINRGIEMSSDVADGDNSVILEQVTNGIAVRMAVLFLVAQANERRKNETVD